The Nitrospirae bacterium YQR-1 region CCGATTTTTTTGTTTTCAGCAGTTGTGCTTTTTACATTGGAAAGAACAGGGCTTCTTGAGCTTACCAAGAGGTTGCTTGCTCCTGTGATAAATAATTTTCTAGGGTTGCCAAACGACATGGTGGATGTGTTGCTTTTAGTGTTGGCAAGGCGTGAGGCTGCCGCCGCTGTGATTATGGACCTTATAGACAAGGGGCGGCTTAATTTTAATCAGGCTATCGTAAGTGTAACGCTTACGACTATGTTTGTCCCGTGTTTTGCCAATCTGGGGGCCATAATAAAAGAAATTGGATTCAGAAGGGCCATGATAGCGGCTTTTTTTATAACAACATCTTCTATCTTAATAGCGGGAGCATTAAACAAGATTTTATTATTCTTTAACCATGGATGATAGAAAGGGGGAATTAATTATGAATAATTGCACTGAGGCGGATGAATATCTGGAAAGCCTCTGGTATATAAATGAAAAAAGTCAGGGAGCGGTGTCGGATATATGTGAGCACAATGTCAGCAGGTTAAGTGAAGATACGCGTGGCGGGTTAAGTGATGAGATAATTGAAAAATTAGTTTCGGAAAATTTTATAGAAATAGATGAGGCCGGTAAGTCAATAAAGTTGACTCCTAAGGGGCTTGAGAGGGCAAGACATATAGTGCGAGCACACCGTCTTGCTGAGCGGCTTCTTTACGATGTCATGGGGAAAAACATAGAGGATGGGGCTTGTGAATTTGAGCATATCGTGACGATGGAGCTTGTTGACAGTATTTGCACACTGCTGGGGCACCCTAAGGAGTGTCCTCACGGGCTGCCTATACCACAGGGTAAGTGTTGCGAACTCTCGGCTAAATCGGTCAACAGCTCGGTGATACATCTGGATGAACTCGATATTGGTAAATATGCACGCATTGCCTATGTTAACTGTCCAAATGACCAGCTTATACACAGGCTTAACGGCCTGAGCATCAGACCAGGTGTTACCGTTAAGCTGCACCAGAGCTATCCAACCTTTGTTATCGAGTGTGAGGGGATGCATATTGCGCTGGATAACGAGCTGGCTGAGAATATTTGTGTCTGGCGTGAAAGCGAATTTATTGATGGCTCTAAGCTTGTTGCTAAAACAAAAAAGAGAAAGTTTCCGTTTTTGGGCAGACTGAAGAAATGAGGGTATCCGGAGCTGGTTTGGTATTAGTCTGCCTTTAATGGATAATTGGGCAGGCGCAATGGCCTGCCCATGCAAAGGATTTGTGTATTAAATGTAAAAGTGCAAGTTTCTTGGATTTGTGCCTGGTGCTACTGCCATTTAAGCCCTGCTGTTGAAATACTGCTGGCAGTTTTCTTATAATACGCTAAACCTATGATGATGCCTGCCGGTGAAAATAGCAAAAGCTGCCTGCCTTATGCCGGCAGCTCCAGTGTTGTAGTTATAGCGGCTGTTTTAGCTCTTATCACCCTTGCTGTGTATATGCCGGCACGTTCCAACAATTTCATATCCTTTGATGATGACTCCTACATTACTGAAAATCCTCATATCAAAGACGGTATTACACTTAATGCTCTAAAATGGGCATTTACAGAACACTACAGCTACAACTACCATCCTCTTACGTGGGTTACCCACATGGTGGATGTCTCTCTCTACGGCTTAAAACCGCAAGGACATCACCTGACAAATGTCTTCTTTCACGTCATCAATGTGGTAATTGTCTTTTTGACTCTTACCTATCTGACCAATCGGCCACGTGCAGCTCTCATAGTCTCGGCACTGTTTGCACTTGCCCCGGTTAATGTTGAAACCGTGGCGTGGGTATCTGAAAGAAAAAACCTCCTTTCAACCAGCTTTTGGTTTTTAACCATACTCTCCTATGCTTATTATGTAAAACTGGGCGGCTCTCTGAGATACACCCTTACTGTTATGTGTTTTCTTTTAGGACTGCTTTCAAAGGCAATGCTTGTTACGCTTCCATTTGTTTTATTGCTTCTGGACTTCTGGCCGCTGCAACGTTTTGCTACAAAAAATATGATACAGTTATCAATTGAAAAACTCCCGCTTTTAGGACTAAGCCTTGTCTTTATTTTTGTTACGATATTTACCCAGACAACCGGCGGTAACGTTGTACCCCTCTCTGTGCTCCCCTTTGATATACGTCTTG contains the following coding sequences:
- a CDS encoding metal-dependent transcriptional regulator; its protein translation is MNNCTEADEYLESLWYINEKSQGAVSDICEHNVSRLSEDTRGGLSDEIIEKLVSENFIEIDEAGKSIKLTPKGLERARHIVRAHRLAERLLYDVMGKNIEDGACEFEHIVTMELVDSICTLLGHPKECPHGLPIPQGKCCELSAKSVNSSVIHLDELDIGKYARIAYVNCPNDQLIHRLNGLSIRPGVTVKLHQSYPTFVIECEGMHIALDNELAENICVWRESEFIDGSKLVAKTKKRKFPFLGRLKK